Proteins from a genomic interval of Leptospira kanakyensis:
- the purE gene encoding 5-(carboxyamino)imidazole ribonucleotide mutase: protein MPTNLPKVAVIMGSHSDWETMKETCEILTEFGIPFEKEIVSAHRSPERMVEFAKSAKQNGFAVIIAGAGGAAHLPGMTASLTTLPVLGVPVQSKALNGMDSLLSIVQMPKGVPVATLAIGTSGAANAGLLAVRILSVIDPLLHEKLESYAIKNRNLALSKNSELI from the coding sequence ATGCCTACAAATCTACCAAAAGTAGCTGTCATTATGGGTTCTCATTCTGATTGGGAAACCATGAAAGAAACCTGTGAAATTTTGACAGAGTTTGGAATTCCTTTTGAAAAGGAAATTGTTTCTGCACACCGCTCACCAGAACGTATGGTGGAGTTTGCAAAGTCAGCTAAACAAAATGGATTTGCTGTGATAATCGCTGGTGCGGGAGGGGCTGCCCACCTTCCAGGGATGACGGCTTCATTAACCACTTTGCCCGTGTTAGGTGTTCCTGTCCAATCCAAAGCATTGAATGGAATGGATAGTTTACTTTCCATAGTCCAGATGCCAAAAGGTGTTCCCGTTGCGACTCTTGCCATTGGAACGAGTGGTGCAGCAAATGCTGGTTTACTAGCCGTTCGGATTCTTTCTGTTATCGATCCTTTGTTACATGAAAAGTTAGAATCCTATGCAATCAAAAATCGAAACTTAGCTCTTTCAAAAAATAGCGAACT
- a CDS encoding UDP-N-acetylmuramoyl-tripeptide--D-alanyl-D-alanine ligase: protein MIAPFEYSLSTILSLFSKDLHWERKENPSFHWITTSSAESKPRSLFVPLRGTRDGHEFIPDALSKGASGFLCEKNHPILKQLSTSDRTKAIFVPDTLIALGTLANYHRKRFQPIVLAITGSSGKTTTKDLLGGLFNFLNSKSLVVTEKNYNNEIGLPFTMFRIREETRVVICELGMNHRGEIDRLSKIAEPTHALITNIGSAHIENLKSREAIAEEKIDIINGMPKSSVLFVPDDLEFLGRAKLRTKKQGVKLVVWNHKKNPNLKVKKIETNGFLLEWKGKSIQWNLPGEKLLSNVRGMFAVGIHFQIDTHQILNTIQKYKSPDKRLNINRGYYTIIDDCYNANPESMLSSISAADQFAKNQNIVWILGSMKELGKFSKYYHEQVGKEIQILNKGILLGFGEETKPMVKKVSGAIHFTDVEELILFIKSKIPKKSVLLVKGSRSMKMERIVSALERFKG, encoded by the coding sequence ATGATCGCACCATTTGAATATTCCCTGTCAACTATTCTAAGTTTGTTTTCTAAAGACTTACATTGGGAACGGAAAGAGAATCCAAGTTTTCATTGGATCACAACCTCTTCTGCCGAATCAAAACCACGGTCTTTGTTTGTCCCTTTACGAGGAACAAGAGATGGCCATGAATTCATACCCGATGCTCTCTCGAAAGGTGCTTCCGGTTTCCTTTGCGAAAAAAACCATCCCATTTTAAAACAACTATCCACGTCGGACCGCACAAAGGCCATCTTTGTACCTGATACTTTAATTGCTCTAGGGACTCTTGCCAACTACCATAGAAAAAGGTTTCAACCGATTGTTTTGGCTATTACTGGGTCTTCTGGAAAAACCACGACCAAGGATTTGTTAGGTGGACTTTTTAATTTTTTAAATTCTAAATCTCTGGTTGTCACAGAAAAAAACTACAATAATGAAATTGGACTCCCCTTTACAATGTTTCGGATCAGAGAAGAAACAAGGGTTGTGATTTGTGAACTGGGAATGAACCACCGAGGAGAAATTGACAGACTTTCCAAAATTGCAGAGCCCACCCATGCCCTCATTACAAATATTGGTTCTGCTCACATTGAAAATCTAAAATCACGAGAGGCCATTGCAGAAGAAAAAATTGATATCATTAACGGAATGCCAAAGTCATCCGTACTTTTTGTACCCGACGATTTAGAATTTCTAGGCCGCGCCAAACTTCGAACCAAAAAACAAGGTGTCAAATTAGTCGTTTGGAATCATAAAAAAAATCCAAATTTAAAAGTTAAAAAAATTGAAACAAACGGATTTCTTCTGGAATGGAAGGGAAAATCGATCCAATGGAATCTCCCTGGGGAAAAACTACTCAGTAATGTGCGTGGGATGTTTGCCGTTGGAATCCATTTCCAAATTGATACACACCAAATCCTTAACACCATCCAAAAATACAAAAGCCCTGACAAACGGTTGAACATCAATCGAGGGTATTATACCATCATTGATGACTGTTATAATGCAAACCCTGAATCCATGCTTTCGAGTATCAGTGCTGCCGACCAATTTGCCAAAAACCAAAACATTGTTTGGATTCTTGGGTCTATGAAGGAACTAGGAAAATTTTCAAAATATTACCACGAACAAGTAGGGAAAGAAATTCAAATCTTAAACAAAGGAATCTTACTCGGGTTTGGTGAAGAGACAAAACCTATGGTAAAAAAAGTTTCTGGCGCGATTCATTTCACGGATGTAGAGGAACTTATTTTATTTATAAAATCTAAAATTCCAAAAAAATCTGTCCTTCTTGTAAAAGGTTCTCGTTCGATGAAAATGGAGAGAATTGTATCTGCCTTAGAAAGATTTAAGGGTTGA
- a CDS encoding Gfo/Idh/MocA family protein, which produces MKRSKIKTLLIGLGRICSDLERDPFRKKPCTHMGVLQSDWGRKRFEFVLGLDSQAEKSEVFQSFWNADTKTVPPDPKKTSLPKGIDLAVISTPSAFHEEWALHCIRAEIPNLLIEKPVALSQAGAKRIQTLAKKYKTKIWINHERRYHPSYRFVKDQLTKGNFGKLKSIRASVFTSAKNPGLAFSKLGGGPLLHDGTHAVDLIHWILGKPKIVDAKLEIPKNGTIESRAVAWFESKTGVEVFLDVSGGRDYFQFELDLHTDTHRIFCSNDGFAFFKSEPSPLYKGFRSLVSYVPKQFPKPEISNAFIGIYEEIFQVVSGKKHTLEGTISDNIEILNLIESIYRRKQ; this is translated from the coding sequence ATGAAACGATCCAAAATCAAAACCCTCCTGATCGGCCTAGGACGGATTTGTTCCGATTTGGAAAGGGATCCCTTTCGGAAAAAACCCTGCACTCATATGGGGGTTTTGCAGTCGGACTGGGGAAGGAAGCGGTTTGAATTTGTATTGGGTTTAGACAGTCAGGCAGAAAAATCAGAAGTTTTCCAATCGTTTTGGAATGCCGACACGAAAACAGTCCCTCCAGACCCTAAAAAAACATCTTTGCCTAAAGGCATCGATTTAGCGGTGATATCAACCCCAAGTGCCTTTCATGAAGAATGGGCTCTCCATTGTATCCGTGCAGAAATCCCCAATTTACTCATCGAAAAACCGGTGGCCTTATCGCAAGCAGGTGCAAAACGAATCCAAACCTTAGCTAAAAAATACAAAACAAAAATTTGGATCAACCACGAAAGACGATACCACCCCAGTTACAGGTTTGTAAAAGACCAACTAACAAAGGGAAACTTCGGAAAACTGAAATCCATTCGAGCCTCAGTATTCACTTCGGCAAAAAATCCAGGTCTCGCATTTTCGAAATTGGGAGGAGGGCCACTCCTCCATGACGGAACCCATGCAGTAGATCTTATCCATTGGATTTTAGGAAAACCAAAGATAGTGGATGCAAAATTAGAAATTCCCAAAAATGGAACCATTGAATCAAGAGCTGTTGCTTGGTTTGAATCCAAAACAGGAGTAGAAGTGTTTTTAGATGTTTCTGGGGGCCGAGACTATTTTCAATTTGAGCTCGATCTACACACGGACACCCACAGGATTTTTTGTTCCAACGACGGTTTTGCTTTTTTCAAATCAGAGCCCTCGCCGTTATACAAAGGGTTTCGAAGTTTAGTTTCGTACGTCCCCAAACAATTTCCAAAACCAGAAATTTCCAATGCATTTATAGGGATTTATGAAGAAATTTTTCAAGTTGTAAGTGGTAAAAAACATACCTTGGAAGGAACAATCTCTGACAATATAGAGATTCTAAACTTAATAGAATCCATTTATAGGCGAAAACAATGA
- a CDS encoding ABC1 kinase family protein codes for MKSKKNRSISIYSFVLRTWFEYLTLTKVKRKLKSQTNYESLRIQFLKRKGKETKNLFFQLGGVYIKIGQFVSNLFHILPEEFLWELQDLQDKIPPREFDEIDKRWFSDYKKSMTEIFTDLDKISYASASTAQVHIGYYHGKKVAIKTLYPGIEEDAVRDLKTLSRVLWLIDRFVFKISAKEVSEQLNVMIRSELDLRSELKNLKYTKQLFALEKDFFFPNPIEELCNKHTLVTEFVEGKKIYELDVLESQTKKNPNLEKLIRAYILMIFDYRFFHADPHPGNLIFMETGELCFIDFGAVQSISEEETRILERILIGAMRKDYHLITESLFDLGAVTDSLSKEELIQIVKYSLEKLNRILDSTDHFRNIGFDTLRPTEDLRFLKEIQVSLKRLLSSLKLPPNFLSLHRVLALLLGNSSYLDPTRSMIDYAEKPFSQIVLKGSSLKKLWKDEGEEFITSLFSLPKEFNEFLYKWNRGEFQSPDSTKKEELRLKEIFTFGALGSIFFFFGMYYSEKFWKEPSILFYILSGLSFWSLAKSSLSYWKQK; via the coding sequence ATGAAATCGAAAAAGAACAGGTCCATCTCAATTTATTCTTTTGTACTTCGAACTTGGTTTGAATACCTGACACTCACAAAAGTCAAAAGAAAACTAAAAAGCCAAACCAACTATGAGTCTCTTCGAATTCAATTTCTAAAAAGAAAAGGGAAAGAAACAAAAAACCTGTTTTTTCAGTTAGGTGGAGTTTATATCAAAATTGGACAGTTTGTGAGTAATTTATTCCATATTTTACCAGAAGAGTTTTTATGGGAACTACAAGACTTACAAGATAAAATCCCACCCAGGGAATTTGATGAAATCGATAAACGTTGGTTTAGTGATTACAAGAAGTCGATGACAGAAATTTTTACCGATTTAGATAAAATATCTTATGCAAGTGCATCCACGGCCCAAGTCCATATCGGTTATTACCACGGGAAAAAAGTAGCCATTAAAACCTTATATCCTGGAATCGAAGAGGATGCCGTTCGAGATTTAAAAACTTTATCAAGAGTGTTATGGCTCATTGACCGGTTTGTATTTAAAATTTCGGCAAAGGAAGTCAGCGAACAACTCAATGTTATGATTCGTTCAGAACTCGACCTTCGTAGTGAACTAAAAAATTTAAAATACACCAAACAATTATTTGCATTAGAAAAGGATTTCTTTTTCCCAAATCCAATTGAGGAACTTTGTAACAAACATACCTTAGTGACAGAGTTTGTAGAAGGAAAAAAAATCTATGAACTAGATGTTCTTGAATCTCAGACAAAAAAGAATCCAAATTTAGAAAAACTCATTCGTGCTTATATCTTAATGATTTTTGATTACCGGTTCTTTCACGCCGATCCACATCCTGGAAACCTAATTTTTATGGAAACGGGAGAACTTTGTTTTATCGACTTTGGTGCCGTACAATCAATCTCTGAAGAAGAAACTAGGATTTTAGAAAGAATATTAATTGGTGCTATGCGAAAAGACTACCACTTAATCACAGAATCCTTGTTTGATTTGGGTGCTGTTACCGATTCTTTGTCCAAAGAAGAACTCATTCAAATTGTTAAATATTCACTTGAAAAACTAAATCGAATTCTGGATTCCACCGATCACTTTCGAAACATAGGATTTGATACCCTTCGACCGACAGAGGACCTTCGATTTTTAAAAGAAATTCAAGTCAGTTTGAAACGTCTTCTTTCAAGCCTAAAACTTCCCCCCAATTTCCTTAGTCTCCACCGCGTACTTGCTTTGTTACTCGGCAATTCATCTTATTTGGATCCGACCCGGTCAATGATTGATTATGCGGAAAAACCATTCTCACAAATTGTTTTAAAGGGGAGTTCTTTGAAAAAACTTTGGAAAGATGAAGGTGAAGAATTTATCACCAGTCTCTTTTCCTTACCAAAAGAGTTTAATGAATTTTTATACAAATGGAACCGAGGTGAGTTCCAATCTCCCGATTCTACCAAAAAAGAAGAACTTAGGCTAAAAGAAATATTCACCTTCGGGGCCTTGGGTTCGATATTTTTCTTTTTCGGAATGTATTATTCTGAAAAATTCTGGAAAGAACCAAGCATATTATTTTATATACTATCAGGACTTAGTTTTTGGTCATTAGCCAAATCAAGTCTCAGTTATTGGAAACAAAAATAA
- a CDS encoding lipoprotein signal peptidase, with protein MNLPKTPFFSVFKPGYLAFVAFGLFLDLISKYIIITKMFYHESIPVLGDFFRLSLTFNTGFVFGLFQDNALPSLFATGFAIIFLIFYRWQNADLGNAWGWNFVMAGAFGNFLDKFFVKIPGVGFRFGFTPEKPGIEYIGVVDFLDFEWPDFLLFDRWPAFNVADSCVSIGIVILLLTMDWKELDKK; from the coding sequence ATGAATCTACCTAAAACCCCTTTTTTTTCGGTCTTTAAACCAGGATACCTTGCTTTTGTAGCTTTTGGACTTTTTTTGGATTTAATTTCCAAATACATCATCATTACAAAGATGTTTTACCATGAAAGTATCCCCGTGTTAGGTGATTTTTTTAGATTGTCCTTAACTTTTAACACTGGTTTTGTTTTTGGACTTTTTCAAGACAATGCACTTCCGTCTCTTTTTGCGACAGGGTTTGCCATTATCTTTTTGATATTTTACCGTTGGCAAAATGCTGATTTAGGAAATGCCTGGGGTTGGAACTTTGTGATGGCAGGAGCTTTTGGTAACTTTTTAGATAAGTTTTTTGTCAAAATCCCAGGAGTTGGATTTCGATTTGGATTCACACCTGAAAAACCAGGAATCGAATACATTGGTGTGGTAGATTTTTTAGACTTCGAATGGCCTGATTTTTTACTTTTTGACCGTTGGCCTGCCTTTAACGTGGCAGACTCTTGTGTTTCTATAGGAATAGTAATTCTATTACTTACTATGGACTGGAAAGAATTAGATAAAAAATAA
- a CDS encoding amidohydrolase, whose product MAVIKIAIYQKNLHKRIGSEEISKIQQTKAHFLLLPEGFPHFFQGETPEIASKHEKEYQDQLLEISESFSGVILGGTHYRKNEEGNLVSALPIVQSLVLVDFYEKKSPSNLNEPGVVKGKTESIFIMGGLRFGLLVGEDLENESIWDEFKKEDIEIVFYLSGEDGKRSYEEDLTFFETLAKQKSVHLIRVCGPTEGKPARSLYASPSGINWKVGKMEEDKDVLKTLSVNVMRSYLL is encoded by the coding sequence ATGGCAGTCATCAAAATCGCAATTTATCAAAAGAACCTTCACAAACGTATTGGCTCGGAAGAAATTTCTAAAATCCAACAAACAAAGGCTCATTTTTTGCTTTTACCGGAAGGGTTCCCACATTTTTTCCAAGGAGAAACTCCTGAGATTGCTTCCAAACATGAAAAAGAATACCAAGACCAATTACTCGAAATTTCAGAAAGTTTTTCTGGTGTTATTTTAGGTGGAACTCACTACCGAAAGAATGAGGAAGGTAATTTAGTATCCGCCCTTCCCATTGTCCAATCTCTAGTCCTTGTTGATTTTTATGAAAAAAAATCCCCATCTAATCTGAATGAACCTGGTGTGGTAAAAGGAAAAACGGAATCCATTTTTATTATGGGTGGATTACGGTTCGGATTACTGGTTGGTGAAGATTTAGAAAACGAATCCATTTGGGACGAATTCAAAAAAGAAGATATCGAAATTGTATTTTATCTATCCGGCGAGGATGGAAAACGTTCTTATGAAGAAGATCTCACTTTCTTTGAAACATTGGCAAAACAAAAGTCAGTTCATTTAATCCGTGTTTGTGGCCCAACGGAAGGAAAACCTGCAAGAAGTCTTTATGCCTCTCCTTCTGGAATCAATTGGAAAGTGGGAAAAATGGAAGAAGATAAAGACGTTTTAAAAACTTTGTCAGTGAATGTGATGAGAAGTTATTTATTATAA
- a CDS encoding AAA family ATPase: MADYILSEDLKEAVQVAEITKRPLLLKGEPGTGKTLLASFLAETKKLPFYRWHIKSTSLAKEGLYFYDAVSRLNDSRFPEEEAMHRVRDVKNYIRLGALGEAFSQKEKAVVLIDEIDKADIEFPNDLLLELDKMEFFIPETKEHIIAKERPIVIITSNNEKELPDAFLRRCIFHYIEFPKREAMKEIIKAHYPSIETEFMEKALAMFYSIRRIESLRKKPSTSELLDWIQVLLVSGETLDSSKIPFAGSLFKSEEDYRVHLN; the protein is encoded by the coding sequence ATGGCTGATTACATCCTGTCCGAAGATCTGAAAGAAGCGGTCCAAGTGGCAGAAATTACAAAACGACCACTCCTCCTCAAAGGGGAACCAGGAACCGGGAAAACTCTCCTCGCAAGTTTCCTTGCAGAAACTAAAAAACTTCCCTTCTATCGTTGGCATATCAAATCCACAAGTCTCGCCAAAGAGGGGCTCTATTTTTATGATGCCGTTTCCCGTTTGAATGATTCACGTTTTCCAGAAGAGGAAGCAATGCACCGAGTAAGAGATGTAAAAAACTACATCCGGCTTGGAGCTCTAGGGGAAGCATTTTCTCAAAAAGAAAAGGCTGTGGTTCTTATCGATGAAATTGATAAGGCGGATATCGAATTTCCAAATGATTTACTTTTAGAATTAGACAAAATGGAATTTTTCATTCCAGAAACAAAAGAACATATCATCGCTAAAGAAAGACCCATCGTCATCATCACATCGAATAACGAAAAAGAGCTTCCGGATGCATTCCTCAGACGATGTATCTTCCATTACATAGAATTTCCTAAAAGGGAAGCCATGAAAGAAATCATCAAGGCGCATTACCCATCCATCGAAACTGAATTTATGGAAAAGGCTCTCGCTATGTTTTATTCCATTCGAAGGATCGAAAGTTTAAGGAAAAAACCTTCCACAAGCGAACTTTTGGATTGGATCCAAGTATTACTTGTTTCAGGTGAAACTTTGGATTCCAGTAAAATTCCTTTTGCAGGTTCTTTATTCAAATCAGAAGAAGACTACCGAGTCCATTTGAACTGA
- a CDS encoding VWA domain-containing protein, translating into MFLDFFYNLRRETVPCSTGELIAFLASVRKLTDPSGYMNLDQLYRVGRLNFAKDLKFYDSYDIAFTRTFGSWKEERIQFRDTLFQWLEENIPKHLTDSEKANAPHLSMEEVIEELKKRLAEQKERHDGGNKWVGTSGTSPFGNSGFNPNGISIGGNTEGEGSRSGVSLWNERKYKAYREDQILDTRSIQLALKELRFLKKEGRRELHVDKTIDRTCENGGEIELIEERERKNSLRLVLIMDIGGSMTPHSDRVSKLFSASRGLYHFKEVHNYFFHNIFHEYLYADHEFQTRISLKQFEEKFRKNTKLIFVGDAYMAPYELMGTPYNPYAYNRANPNEKERKAKSGLESLKELVGYFPESVWLNPEPKHFWGAPTIEAIEDVISMFPLTIEGLRKAVKSLT; encoded by the coding sequence ATGTTTTTAGATTTTTTTTACAATCTACGCCGAGAAACTGTTCCCTGTTCTACGGGAGAACTCATTGCGTTCCTCGCCAGTGTAAGAAAACTCACAGACCCTTCGGGGTATATGAACCTGGATCAGTTGTATCGTGTAGGTCGGCTCAATTTTGCCAAAGATCTAAAGTTTTATGATAGTTATGACATTGCCTTCACAAGAACCTTTGGAAGTTGGAAAGAAGAACGGATTCAATTCAGAGACACACTTTTCCAATGGTTAGAGGAAAACATTCCCAAACATTTGACTGATTCTGAAAAAGCCAATGCCCCCCATTTGAGTATGGAAGAGGTGATTGAAGAATTAAAAAAACGTTTAGCCGAACAAAAAGAACGCCATGACGGCGGGAACAAATGGGTGGGAACATCTGGAACTTCACCCTTTGGAAATTCTGGATTCAATCCCAATGGAATCTCTATTGGTGGGAATACGGAAGGAGAAGGAAGTCGTTCGGGGGTAAGTCTTTGGAACGAAAGAAAGTACAAAGCGTACCGTGAAGATCAAATCCTAGATACTCGCTCCATCCAATTGGCCTTAAAAGAACTTAGGTTTTTAAAAAAGGAAGGGAGAAGGGAACTCCATGTAGACAAAACCATTGACCGGACTTGTGAAAATGGAGGGGAAATCGAACTCATCGAAGAAAGAGAACGTAAAAACTCCCTTCGTCTCGTTCTCATTATGGACATTGGAGGGAGTATGACCCCTCATTCCGACCGGGTTAGCAAACTATTTAGTGCCAGTCGCGGTCTTTATCATTTCAAAGAGGTTCATAATTATTTTTTCCATAATATCTTTCATGAATATCTCTATGCGGATCACGAATTCCAAACTCGAATCTCACTCAAACAATTTGAAGAAAAATTTCGGAAGAACACAAAACTGATCTTTGTTGGTGATGCCTATATGGCACCCTATGAACTGATGGGAACCCCCTATAATCCCTATGCCTACAATCGTGCCAATCCCAATGAAAAAGAAAGAAAGGCAAAAAGTGGACTCGAATCACTGAAGGAACTAGTTGGATACTTTCCAGAATCAGTATGGTTAAATCCCGAACCAAAACATTTTTGGGGGGCACCGACCATCGAAGCCATTGAAGATGTGATCTCCATGTTTCCACTCACCATTGAAGGCCTAAGGAAGGCAGTAAAAAGTCTGACTTAA
- a CDS encoding PrsW family glutamic-type intramembrane protease, with protein sequence MISQISVSSLVIFLINFLTLGFYYSFYRFHFYRFTESFLQYTAFAFSFFSAGVAIGLQAGLLQFNPNGGPIWNAFFLSSFVEEFAKLLGIYLFFRKNQDEFTVTDGIFYGLVLGGGFGFVENILYFINTGLWSQVLRSITALPIHMMNGGIIGAYLMMFLFHKNPIFKWGKLTFGFSVCVAIHGFYNLSLSQEINLLFALPICILSLFFLLELTIAKSRILVPGHILKLMNMTMEQYEILSRHNRHEGWIQNIQKHISTDGIQLLQYPNLRHTILTVFFLVPGVFSVYFLYDYPHLISQKFPDLAIQDYFALFFIYPIILSLMFFFAGVLNPYFFRDRMLAVPLFSSVDLHTKDSEENSAIFHIQANMFYLPTSQVYPENTKVKFDLWIGLDCFVGLSGTILWCKENEEGNCGAMCQLDQIPFRFLFKWHYVRFRQNFKNLFLRRVMV encoded by the coding sequence ATGATCAGTCAAATTTCCGTTTCCAGTTTGGTCATTTTTCTCATTAATTTTCTAACCTTAGGTTTTTATTATTCCTTTTACCGGTTTCACTTTTACAGGTTTACAGAATCCTTTTTACAATACACAGCCTTCGCCTTTTCTTTTTTTAGCGCCGGAGTTGCCATTGGTTTACAAGCAGGGTTATTACAATTTAATCCCAATGGTGGCCCAATTTGGAATGCCTTTTTTCTTTCTTCTTTTGTAGAGGAGTTTGCAAAGTTACTCGGAATATATTTATTTTTTAGAAAAAACCAAGATGAATTTACTGTTACCGATGGAATTTTTTACGGACTTGTGTTAGGTGGTGGTTTTGGTTTTGTTGAAAATATTTTATATTTTATTAACACAGGTCTTTGGTCCCAAGTCCTTCGTTCCATCACGGCACTCCCTATCCATATGATGAATGGTGGCATTATCGGTGCTTATTTGATGATGTTTTTATTTCACAAAAACCCTATTTTCAAATGGGGAAAATTAACTTTTGGATTTTCTGTTTGTGTAGCGATCCACGGATTTTATAACCTTTCTCTCTCCCAAGAAATTAACTTACTGTTTGCACTTCCGATTTGTATCCTTTCGCTTTTCTTTTTATTAGAACTTACCATTGCTAAGTCGCGGATTCTCGTTCCAGGACATATATTAAAATTAATGAATATGACTATGGAACAATATGAGATCTTAAGTAGGCACAACCGTCATGAAGGTTGGATTCAAAACATTCAAAAACATATATCTACGGACGGAATTCAACTTTTACAATATCCAAACCTTCGTCATACCATTCTCACAGTTTTCTTTTTGGTTCCCGGTGTTTTTTCTGTTTATTTTTTATATGACTATCCCCATCTGATTTCACAAAAATTTCCCGATCTTGCCATCCAAGATTATTTTGCACTTTTTTTCATTTACCCAATCATTTTATCTTTAATGTTTTTCTTCGCAGGAGTTTTGAATCCTTATTTCTTTAGGGATCGAATGCTCGCAGTTCCTCTTTTTAGTTCTGTTGATTTACATACAAAGGATTCGGAAGAAAATTCTGCTATCTTTCATATCCAAGCCAATATGTTTTATCTTCCGACTTCGCAAGTTTATCCAGAAAATACAAAAGTAAAGTTTGATCTTTGGATCGGTTTGGATTGTTTTGTCGGACTTTCTGGAACCATCCTTTGGTGTAAGGAAAACGAAGAAGGGAATTGTGGAGCTATGTGCCAATTGGATCAAATTCCATTTCGATTTCTCTTCAAATGGCATTACGTGAGATTCAGACAAAACTTTAAAAATTTATTTTTACGTCGAGTGATGGTTTGA
- a CDS encoding LB_137 family protein — protein MIEIYHKIEIFPLVLGSYISFLPRFRVILSLLLIGFGWSSVFADKIRLKSGEVLNGKVVNVTATHVEWQDQGKRYKFLNTEVLGIDVGYDGLPACADYKTFGVEDCDLILTKLNKTSASFSKKSSPLELEIIPIKKISSLRISAESGFPMERYIDPGVKGKWVFGDKELVGNFRTLERGKIIIETETKTLESVDLLDFKSFEIQNKSVIVKVIKEETPKVIPGYAPISEKKYGKAAFIFSGAFLSGLGMLYEYNASVNAINNDMEYIPTSDGRVFVFANTLNTDRYDFHRQRFLMYSVVFTSIITYSLIDSFYLGTMESKKENAHTNANGVYLKPFLDMKPNTNVFGAASMNQFQKPNESLFYGFSFESKF, from the coding sequence GTGATAGAAATCTATCACAAAATTGAGATTTTCCCATTGGTTTTAGGCAGTTACATATCCTTTCTTCCCCGATTTCGGGTCATTCTAAGCCTTCTCCTTATTGGTTTTGGATGGTCTTCTGTTTTTGCAGATAAGATCCGCCTAAAATCAGGGGAAGTACTGAATGGTAAGGTCGTAAATGTGACTGCAACTCATGTCGAGTGGCAAGACCAAGGAAAACGTTATAAATTCTTAAATACCGAAGTACTCGGGATTGATGTCGGGTATGACGGACTCCCTGCCTGTGCGGATTACAAAACCTTTGGTGTGGAAGACTGCGACCTAATTCTCACCAAATTAAACAAAACAAGCGCTAGTTTCTCAAAAAAAAGTAGTCCCTTGGAATTGGAAATCATTCCCATCAAAAAAATATCCAGTTTGAGGATCAGCGCTGAATCGGGATTCCCGATGGAAAGGTACATTGATCCTGGGGTTAAGGGTAAATGGGTATTTGGAGATAAGGAACTCGTTGGAAATTTCAGAACATTAGAACGGGGAAAAATCATCATAGAAACGGAAACCAAAACCTTGGAATCCGTAGATTTATTGGATTTTAAATCTTTTGAAATTCAAAACAAATCAGTCATAGTCAAAGTGATCAAAGAAGAAACTCCCAAAGTCATTCCAGGGTATGCCCCTATCAGTGAAAAAAAATATGGTAAAGCAGCATTTATTTTTAGTGGAGCGTTTCTCTCCGGCTTAGGAATGTTATATGAATACAATGCTTCCGTAAATGCAATCAACAATGATATGGAATACATTCCTACCTCAGATGGAAGGGTTTTTGTTTTTGCCAATACTCTGAATACAGATCGATATGATTTCCATAGACAAAGGTTTCTCATGTATTCAGTAGTTTTTACCTCTATCATCACTTATAGTTTGATTGATAGTTTTTATCTGGGGACAATGGAATCTAAAAAAGAAAATGCACATACAAATGCAAATGGAGTGTATTTAAAACCATTTTTAGACATGAAACCGAATACAAATGTTTTTGGTGCCGCGTCCATGAACCAATTCCAAAAACCAAATGAAAGTTTGTTTTACGGATTCAGCTTCGAATCAAAATTTTAG